One window of Colias croceus chromosome 6, ilColCroc2.1 genomic DNA carries:
- the LOC123692270 gene encoding cuticle protein 19-like: MFAKAAVILSVVAVAAAGLLAGHGYAGESYGHEAVAYAPVQHVAYEAHDQHVDYHAHPKYDYSYSVSDPHTGDHKTQHEARDGDVVKGEYSLLQPDGSFRKVTYTADDHNGFNAIVHNTAPVHPEYHH; this comes from the exons ATGTTCGCTAAA GCCGCAGTTATCCTCTCGGTAGTGGCAGTGGCAGCCGCCGGGCTCCTGGCGGGGCACGGCTATGCCGGCGAGAGCTACGGCCACGAGGCTGTCGCGTACGCGCCCGTACAACACGTCGCCTATGAAGCCCACGACCAACACGTGGACTATCAT GCCCATCCTAAATACGACTATTCATACTCCGTATCGGACCCCCACACCGGCGACCACAAGACCCAGCACGAGGCGCGCGACGGTGACGTCGTTAAGGGCGAATACTCCCTCCTCCAGCCTGATGGCTCCTTCCGCAAGGTCACGTACACCGCTGATGACCACAATGG CTTCAACGCGATAGTCCACAACACCGCGCCCGTGCACCCTGAGTACCACCACTAG
- the LOC123692637 gene encoding uncharacterized protein LOC123692637, whose product MTPKNAFVGLLSILNLLDGYLCGTYSNVFVRGGSEVLPLEYINYGGPVAYGGPQIAQISAAPIESVVSLQNALNPCVAPCVINAPIPALAPIGSAANAQIVAYKPPVANVPVVLANKDDTFGYQYSYAVYDDGTGDKKTQSEQSDGSVVQGQYSFIQPDGYRRDVVYTADDLKGFNAIVKTVSPEPEVINKDAAVESVENKDIPCKEQNKEQLVEAPKIDDKAIESLDEVTEAVDNDDSKSGEKSSEEVPTPSTDASTPSNPEPNVVVSYSDFVNCLQSKRIASAKNAVSPLTYILIPSLNGLQKSSGPLTSINSDLFHTTHNMFSKIVAFGAFLAAANAYGHGHAVSSQSIVHHGGHGGHYGAPLAHAGSYGYATPLAYAPVAYAAPVAHYDGHDTYAHPKYDFAYSVADPHTGDHKSQHESRDGDAVHGSYSLVQPDGSVRNVHYTADDHNGFNAVVHNSAPSVHPAPAYHHY is encoded by the exons ATGACTCCTAAA AATGCATTTGTAGGCTTGCTCTCAATCCTTAATCTTTTAGACGGGTATTTGTGCGGTACATACTCGAATGTCTTCGTTCGTGGTGGCTCTGAAGTATTACCTTTAGAATACATCAACTATGGTGGCCCGGTTGCTTATGGTGGTCCTCAAATAGCCCAAATATCCGCGGCTCCTATTGAATCGGTAGTTTCGTTACAAAATGCGCTGAACCCTTGTGTGGCGCCTTGCGTCATCAACGCTCCGATCCCCGCGTTGGCGCCAATAGGTTCCGCAGCTAATGCTCAAATTGTTGCCTACAAGCCGCCGGTCGCTAATGTGCCTGTCGTATTAGCCAATAAGGAT GATACATTTGGCTACCAATATTCGTATGCAGTGTATGATGATGGTACAGGAGATAAAAAGACACAAAGTGAACAAAGTGATGGCTCAGTAGTTCAAGGACAATACTCTTTTATCCAACCAGATGGATACAGACGAGATGTCGTTTACACAGCTGATGACTTGAAAGG ATTTAACGCCATTGTAAAAACGGTGTCACCTGAACCCGAAGTTATCAATAAGGATGCAGCAGTGGAATCAGttgaaaataaagatatacCTTGTAAGGAACAAAACAAAGAACAATTAGTAGAAGCACCAAAAATCGATGACAAAGCAATTGAGTCGTTAGACGAAGTTACTGAAGCCGTTGATAATGATGACTCTAAGAGTGGAGAAAAATCAAGTGAAGAAGTACCCACTCCTAGCACAGACGCATCAACACCTTCCAATCCAGAACCAAACGTTGTTGTATCTTATAGCGATTTCGTAAACTGTCTTCAATCTAAAAGAATAGCAAGTGCAAAGAATGCCGTTTCTCCTCTAACTTACATCCTCATTCCATCTTTGAATGGACTACAAAAATCTt CAGGACCGTTGACATCAATCAACTCTGATTTGTTTCATACAACACACAATATGTTCAGCAAA ATCGTAGCTTTCGGCGCCTTCTTGGCTGCGGCTAACGCTTATGGACACGGCCACGCTGTGTCTTCCCAAAGCATTGTTCACCACGGTGGCCACGGTGGCCACTATGGCGCTCCTCTAGCCCATGCTGGCTCTTACGGTTATGCTACACCTTTGGCATACGCTCCCGTAGCGTACGCCGCTCCCGTCGCTCACTACGACGGTCATGACACCTAT GCGCACCCGAAATACGACTTCGCGTACTCCGTGGCTGACCCGCACACGGGCGACCACAAGTCGCAGCACGAGAGCCGCGACGGCGACGCGGTGCACGGCTCCTACTCGCTGGTGCAGCCCGACGGCTCCGTGCGCAACGTGCACTACACCGCTGATGACCACAATGG ATTTAACGCGGTTGTCCACAACTCCGCCCCATCAGTGCACCCCGCCCCAGCTTACCACCATTACTAA
- the LOC123692638 gene encoding uncharacterized protein LOC123692638, producing the protein MFSKIVAFGAMIAAANAGYYAHGPAYSSQSIVRHDEGLGHFAAPAHYAAPLAYAAPLAHYAAPVAYGAYGGYGANGAYDGHDEYAHPKYDFAYSVADPHTGDHKSQHESRDGDAVHGSYSLVQPDGSVRQVDYTADDHTGFNAVVHTSGPSLHPQPAYIIAFGAFLAAAKAGLHGHAVSSQSIVHHGAGHYAPLAAAPLAYSHYAAPAHQYEGHDTYAHPKYDFAYSVADPHTGDHKSQHESRDGDAVHGSYSLVQPDGSVRNVHYTADDHHGILSTLTTKHNKPNKMFSKIIAFGAFLAAAKAGLHGHAVSSQSIVHHGAGHYAPLAAAPLAYSHYAAPAHQYEGHDTYAHPKYDFAYSVADPHTGDHKSQHESRDGDAVHGSYSLVQPDGSVRNVHYTADDHHGFNAVVHNSAPSVHPHAAYGHHY; encoded by the exons atgttcAGCAAA ATCGTAGCTTTTGGAGCCATGATAGCGGCAGCCAACGCTGGCTACTACGCGCATGGCCCAGCCTATTCCTCCCAGAGCATCGTGCGTCATGACGAGGGCCTGGGCCACTTCGCCGCTCCAGCGCACTACGCTGCACCTTTGGCTTACGCTGCACCACTCGCTCATTATGCTGCCCCAGTAGCTTATGGAGCATACGGAGGATATGGAGCAAATGGAGCGTATGATGGCCATGATGAATAT gcGCACCCGAAATACGACTTCGCGTACTCCGTGGCTGACCCGCACACGGGCGACCACAAGTCGCAGCACGAGAGCCGCGACGGCGACGCGGTGCACGGCTCCTACTCGCTGGTGCAGCCCGACGGCTCCGTGCGTCAGGTTGATTATACAGCTGACGACCATACTGG ATTCAACGCCGTTGTCCACACATCTGGTCCCTCTCTACACCCCCAGCCCGCCTAT ATCATTGCTTTCGGTGCGTTCCTAGCCGCCGCTAAGGCTGGTCTTCATGGACACGCCGTGTCGTCCCAAAGCATCGTGCATCACGGAGCGGGACACTACGCTCCCCTCGCGGCGGCCCCATTGGCTTACAGCCATTACGCCGCCCCTGCTCACCAATATGAAGGACACGACACCTAC GCGCACCCGAAATACGACTTCGCGTACTCCGTGGCTGACCCGCACACGGGCGACCACAAGTCGCAGCACGAGAGCCGCGACGGCGACGCGGTGCACGGCTCCTACTCGCTGGTGCAGCCCGACGGCTCCGTGCGCAACGTGCACTACACCGCTGATGACCACCACGG AATCTTATCAACTCTTACAACCAAACATAACAAACCAAACAAAATGTTCAGCAAA ATCATTGCTTTCGGAGCGTTCCTAGCCGCCGCTAAGGCCGGTCTGCACGGACACGCCGTGTCGTCCCAAAGCATCGTGCATCACGGAGCGGGACACTACGCTCCCCTCGCGGCGGCCCCATTGGCTTACAGCCATTACGCCGCCCCTGCTCACCAATATGAAGGACACGACACCTAC GCGCACCCGAAATACGACTTCGCGTACTCCGTGGCTGACCCGCACACGGGCGACCACAAGTCGCAGCACGAGAGCCGCGACGGCGACGCGGTGCACGGCTCCTACTCGCTGGTGCAGCCCGACGGCTCCGTGCGCAACGTGCACTACACCGCTGATGATCACCACGG TTTCAACGCCGTAGTGCACAACTCCGCGCCTTCCGTGCACCCTCACGCCGCCTACGGTCATCACTACTGA
- the LOC123692271 gene encoding cuticle protein 7-like, translating to MFSKIIAFGAFLAAAKAGLHGHAVSSQSIVHHGAGHYAPLAAAPLAYSHYAAPAHQYEGHDTYAHPKYDFAYSVADPHTGDHKSQHESRDGDAVHGSYSLVQPDGSVRNVHYTADDHHGFNAVVHNSAPSVHPQAAYGHHY from the exons ATGTTCAGCAAA ATCATTGCTTTCGGTGCGTTCCTAGCCGCCGCTAAGGCTGGTCTTCATGGACACGCCGTGTCGTCCCAAAGCATCGTGCATCACGGAGCGGGACACTACGCTCCCCTCGCGGCGGCCCCATTGGCTTACAGCCATTACGCCGCCCCTGCTCACCAATATGAAGGACACGACACCTAC GCGCACCCGAAATACGACTTCGCGTACTCCGTGGCTGACCCGCACACGGGCGACCACAAGTCGCAGCACGAGAGCCGCGACGGCGACGCGGTGCACGGCTCCTACTCGCTGGTGCAGCCCGACGGCTCCGTGCGCAACGTGCACTACACCGCTGATGACCACCACGG tttcaaCGCCGTAGTCCACAACTCCGCCCCTTCCGTGCATCCTCAAGCCGCCTACGGTCATCACTACTGA
- the LOC123692247 gene encoding sialidase-like, whose translation MFAKIIVIGAVIAAAQAGLLGHGRGGYAQQGVSPYAGPYGAPGYNLYSAPFGHPGGLAAAGPLAHASSFPQAGLHANLLGHGAPLAAPIGHNFDFGRNVHAYPSQLGQAAPVAHAISKVDRTDVFQSSRVGHVNPFAHAQASPQAQAGLIGHGSPLAHAAALNNAAAGHAHSRPLGHAGSFGSAISHVDRTDIIQRAPVANAGPLAHPGSFANAGSFSNSGYIAHGSPLGHAGPFAHAGPYAHAGPYAHSGPYAHAGPLTHAGLLSHAGPAAYARHLAHAASLAHAGPLAHAGPLAQAGPVAHPAPLAHPAPLAHPAPLAHPAPLAHAGPLSHNVHSSLNQIAPLSHAHGNLGTYGYASQYARAQDYFSYPKYEYTYSVEDPHTGDHKAQHESRDGDVVKGEYSLLQPDGSYRKVSYAADDHHGFNAVVHNSGPSHHVYSSQHHH comes from the exons ATGTTTGCTAAA attATCGTGATAGGTGCTGTCATAGCCGCGGCGCAAGCTGGTCTTTTAGGACATGGCCGTGGAGGTTATGCTCAACAAGGCGTCTCACCCTACGCTGGTCCGTATGGAGCACCTGGATATAACCTGTATAGTGCACCATTTGGACATCCTGGAGGCCTAGCAGCTGCAGGTCCTTTGGCACATGCTTCATCTTTCCCACAAGCTGGCCTCCATGCCAATCTTCTAGGCCATGGTGCACCTCTGGCTGCACCAATAGGTCATAACTTCGATTTTGGCCGTAACGTACATGCATACCCTTCTCAATTAGGTCAGGCAGCTCCTGTTGCTCACGCAATATCTAAAGTTGATAGAACAGATGTTTTCCAATCTAGTCGTGTCGGACATGTTAATCCCTTTGCTCATGCACAAGCCAGCCCTCAAGCGCAAGCAGGTCTGATAGGCCATGGTTCTCCCTTGGCCCATGCAGCAGCTTTGAATAACGCAGCTGCCGGTCATGCTCACTCAAGACCTCTTGGCCATGCTGGCTCTTTTGGGTCCGCTATTTCCCACGTGGATAGAACCGATATTATTCAAAGAGCTCCTGTTGCTAATGCGGGTCCCTTAGCTCACCCTGGTTCTTTCGCCAACGCTGGTTCTTTTTCCAATTCTGGATACATTGCCCATGGTAGTCCGTTAGGTCACGCAGGTCCTTTTGCCCACGCCGGTCCTTATGCTCACGCTGGTCCTTATGCTCACTCTGGTCCTTATGCCCACGCTGGTCCTTTGACCCACGCTGGTCTTTTATCTCACGCTGGACCTGCTGCCTATGCTCGTCATTTAGCGCACGCCGCATCTTTAGCGCATGCTGGCCCTCTAGCGCATGCTGGTCCATTAGCGCAAGCTGGTCCTGTAGCCCATCCTGCACCTTTAGCTCACCCTGCTCCTTTAGCTCACCCTGCTCCTTTAGCTCACCCTGCTCCTTTGGCCCACGCTGGTCCCTTATCCCATAACGTACACTCATCTTTAAATCAAATTGCTCCCTTGAGTCATGCTCACGGAAATCTCGGAACTTATGGATACGCCAGCCAATACGCCAGAGCTCAAGATTACTtc TCATACCCGAAGTACGAGTACACGTACTCCGTTGAAGACCCTCACACTGGTGATCACAAGGCGCAACACGAAAGCCGCGATGGTGATGTTGTGAAGGGAGAATACTCGCTGCTGCAACCTGATGGCTCCTACAGAAAAGTATCTTACGCCGCTGACGACCACCATgg TTTCAATGCAGTCGTGCACAACTCAGGACCAAGCCATCATGTGTACTCTTCGCAACACCACCATTAA